One stretch of Nicotiana tabacum cultivar K326 chromosome 18, ASM71507v2, whole genome shotgun sequence DNA includes these proteins:
- the LOC142172446 gene encoding uncharacterized protein LOC142172446 gives MDAIIWNVRSVNTMQAFERLVTMHRKHHFEFIGILEPMQQSHKMERYRARIGLAQAVVNVSNKIWAFIDKIFEVTILYNMTQQLTLRLTHTETHVELILTLVYAKCNRIERIELWDSLYAMTSDMTAPWLVGGDFNVIWDEEEKFGGLPVSLIENFSGLEVTHLSKIGSNHCPVLLKCDIETPPIKKSFRFLNFWTKHETFKDLVKENWNADFSANPFCIFNFKLKKLKKTLSTWSRATYGDIFQKIASLEEVVLVHERHFEVNPTQMNRQRLQQVQVEIMKYLALEEEFWRQKAGMLWFKDGDRITKFFHAQVNGRRKRLKLSRIQNSLGNWIEEDHLIAEEAISF, from the exons ATGGATGCAATTATATGGAATGTCAGGTCAGTAAATACAATGCAAGCATTTGAAAGGCTGGTTACAATGCACAGAAAACATCACTTTGAGTTCATAGGAATCCTTGAGCCTATGCAACAGTCTCACAAAATGGAGAGGTATAGAGCAAGAATTGGGTTGGCACAGGCTGTGGTGAATGTATCAAACAAGATTTGGGCTTTTATTGATAAAATATTTGAGGTTACTATTCTCTATAACATGACTCAACAACTGACTTTGAGATTAACGCACACTGAAACACATGTTGAGCTCATCCTTACTCTAGTTTATGCCAAATGTAATCGCATTGAAAGAATTGAACTATGGGATTCTTTGTATGCAATGACATCAGATATGACAGCACCATGGCTAGTTGGAGGCGACTTTAATGTGATATGGGATGAGGAAGAAAAATTTGGAGGCTTACCAGTTTCTCTCATTGAA AATTTTTCTGGATTGGAGGTAACTCACCTGTCCAAAATTGGGTCTAATCATTGCCCGGTACTGCTGAAATGTGATATAGAAACTCCTCCAATTAAGAAGTCATTCAGATTTCTTAACTTCTGGACTAAGCATGAAACCTTCAAAGATTTAGTTAAGGAGAATTGGAATGCTGATTTTAGTGCTAACCCTTTCTGCATTTTTAACTTCAAGTTAAAGAAGCTTAAGAAAACACTATCTACCTGGAGCAGAGCTACATATGGGGATATATTCCAGAAGATTGCAAGCCTTGAGGAGGTAGTCCTGGTTCATGAAAGACATTTTGAAGTCAATCCTACACAGATGAATAGACAAAGATTACAACAGGTACAAGTTGAAATAATGAAATATCTTGCATTAGAGGAAGAATTTTGGAGACAAAAAGCTGGCATGTTATGGTTCAAAGATGGCGATAGAATCACTAAATTCTTCCATGCTCAAGTTAATGGGAGAAGGAAGAGACTGAAATTATCAAGGATCCAGAATAGCCTTGGTAACTGGATTGAAGAAGATCACTTAATAGCAGAAGAAGCAATAAGTTTCTAG
- the LOC107829913 gene encoding uncharacterized protein LOC107829913 yields the protein MLLRSSSSQLLKHSWSSPHSSPEPDFILHVPKQVSRSSSSLSISSQDSVVRKLSRAFSESDLKELKNLSYSSTNCCMAMHDVFPITVDEETDEEEKEEIEVTDEMILFSSYGLRTAGLRTAEGCEIEEEKHMRAAELVVDGSGGGGAGGGKICGGGGGNYDGGNGDDGSEYWDSSNHGSDSTDLYYTKMIQANPGNSLLLGNYARFLKEVRGNLGKAEEYCGRAILANPSDGNILSLYADLIWRSHKDAPRALNYFEKAVKASPDDCYVLASYAHFLWDAEDEEEEEEERQNMSGINLSQFTT from the exons atgctACTTCGAAGCTCTTCAAGTCAATTACTGAAGCATTCATGGTCATCTCCACACTCATCCCCAGAACCAGATTTCATACTTCACGTACCAAAACAGGTTTCAAGATCATCATCATCTCTCTCGATTTCATCACAAGATTCAGTAGTACGTAAATTGTCCCGAGCTTTCTCTGAATCTGATCTTAAAGAGCTCAAAAATCTGTCATATTCTTCTACCAACTGTTGCATGGCCATGCATGACGTATTTCCTATCACAGTTGATGAAGAAACAGATGAAGAGGAGAAAGAGGAG ATAGAGGTGACCGATGAAATGATATTGTTTTCGAGTTATGGGTTGAGAACGGCGGGTTTGAGAACAGCAGAAGGGtgtgaaattgaggaagagaaaCACATGAGGGCGGCGGAGCTGGTGGTTGACGGAAGCGGAGGCGGAGGAGCTGGTGGTGGAAAGATATGTGGTGGCGGAGGTGGTAATTATGATGGTGGAAATGGTGATGATGGTTCTGAGTACTGGGATTCATCAAATCATGGGAGTGATAGTACTGATTTGTATTACACAAAAATGATTCAAGCTAATCCTGGGAATTCACTGCTTCTTGGAAATTATGCAAGATTCTTGAAAGAG GTAcgtggaaatttgggaaaagcAGAAGAATATTGTGGGAGAGCAATATTGGCAAATCCAAGTGATGGAAATATACTTTCACTCTATGCTGATTTAATTTGGAGATCCCATAAAGATGCGCCTCGTGCTCTCAACTACTTTGAGAAAGCTGTTAAAGCTTCCCCTGACGATTG TTATGTATTGGCTTCCTATGCGCACTTTCTTTGGGATGCAGaggatgaagaggaagaagaagaagagagacaAAACATGAGCGGCATTAACTTATCACAATTTACAACCTAG